TCAAAGGAAACGAGCGTTTCGAGGGATTCATGCAGTCCCTTGGTAAGCGCCTCGCCAACGGTGACAGGTTTCTCAAAGAAATATCGCACGACATGGCTGCGCTACACGACACCCCGCCGGGGGGTAAAACCGAAGGTGACGGCGATGGGATCTAGGATTGCAACCCGTCCTATTCACCGCCAGGCTCCGCCGATGGCCGCACGCGCGTAAACATCTGTTGTAACAGCCCAAAATCAGGTTCTTTTAATCGACCCCGATCCGGGGTCCGTCTTTTGCGCGCCCCGTCATGAACGGGGCCGCCATGACTGCATCACATCAAAAACCGGAAACGATTGCCCGTGGCGCGCGGATGCTGCGCACCGCGCTTGGGGCATCCATCGCCCGGTTTCTGGAAGATCCCGGTGTGGTCGAGGTGATGCTGAACCCGGATGGTCGTATCTGGGTGGATCGGCTTTCCGAAGGGTTGGCCGATACGGGGGAGAGGCTGTCCGCCGCCGATGGCGAGCGGATCGTGCGTCTCGTCGCCCATCATGTCGGGGCAGAGGTCCACGCCCGCAGCCCGCGTGTGTCGGCTGAGCTGCCCGAAACCGGCGAGCGGTTTGAGGGGCTTCTGCCGCCTGTCGTCGCCGCACCTGCCTTCGCTATCCGCAAACCAGCCGTGGCTGTGTTCACGCTTGACGACTATGTCACCGCCGGGATCATGACCCGCCGTCAGGCCGAAGTGCTGCGCCTGAACGTCGCCACACGCGCCAACATCCTCGTCGCAGGCGGCACCTCCACCGGCAAAACAACACTGACCAACGCTTTGCTGGCCGAGGTGGCGAAGACCTCGGATCGCGTGGTTATCATTGAAGACACGCGCGAGCTGCAATGCGCCGCGCCCAATCTCGTGGCCATGCGAACCAAGGATGGCGTTGCCACGCTTTCTGATCTGGTGCGCTCATCCCTGCGCCTTCGCCCTGATCGCATTCCGGTCGGGGAGGTCCGCGGGTCCGAAGCCCTCGATCTGCTCAAAGCCTGGGGAACGGGACATCCCGGCGGCATCGGCACCATCCATGCCGGTTCCGGCATCGGTGCGCTGCGCCGCCTCGAACAGCTCATCCAGGAAGCCGTCATCACCGTCCCGCGCGCGCTGATCGCCGAGACCATCGACCTTGTTGCTGTCCTTGCCGGGCGCGGATCGTCGCGACGGCTGGTCGAACTCGCCCGCGTCGATGGGCTGGGACCGGACGGCGATTACGCCATCACACATCCCATCACTTTGGCAACCACCTCAAAAGGAGATCCTTCATGATCCGCACGATTTCGCGCGGCTGCCGCATCATGGCAACCGCCGCCGCCGCTGTTTCCATCAGCCTGATGCTGGCGCCCGCCGCACACGCCTCCGGCTCCTCCATGCCGTGGGAGGCGCCGCTTCAGAGCATCCTTCAGTCGATCGAAGGGCCGGTCGCCAAGATCATTGCGGTAATCGTCATCATCGCCACCGGCCTGGCGCTGGCCTTCGGCGATACCTCGGGCGGTTTCCGCCGCCTGATCCAGATCGTCTTCGGCCTCAGCATAGCCTTCGCCGCCAGCTCCTTCTTCCTGTCGTTCTTCTCGTTCGGCGGCGGGGCGCTCATCTGATGGCGGGCGGCCTCGAACAGCTCGACGCGGTGCCGGGATTTTCGATCCCGGTCCATCGGGCGCTGACCGAGCATATTCTGCTCGGCGGCGCACCGCGCTCCATCGCCATTGTCAACGGCACGCTGGCCGGGGCCGTCGGCCTCGGCCTTCGTCTCTGGCTGGTTGGCATCGCCATCTGGTCGGTCGGTCATTTCCTCGCGGTATGGGCAGCAAAACGCGACCCGCTCTTCGTCGAGGTCGGGCGCAGGCATCTGCGCATCCCCGGTCATCTGTCGGTGTGAGGGCGCGCGCATGATGAACTTCACCGAATATCGCCGCACCTCCGCTCGCCTTTCCGACTATCTGCCATGGGCAGCGCTGGTTGGCCCAGGCATTGTGCTGAACAAGGATGGCAGCTTCCAGAGGACCGCGAAGTTTCGCGGGCCGGATCTGGATTCTGCTGTCGCTGCCGAACTGGTTGCGGTCGCCGGTCGCATCAACAACGCCGTGCGCCGTCTGGGTTCTGGCTGGTCGATCTTCGTCGAGGCACAACGCTCCGAGGCCGCGACCTATCCCGACAGCAAGTTTCCAGATGCGGCCTCCGCACTGGTCGATGCGGAGCGCAAGGCCGGGTTCGAGGAAGCGGGCACACATTTCGTGTCGGGCTATTTCCTGACCTTCCTCTGGTTGCCGCCCGCCGAGGACGCCGCCCGTGCCGAAACATGGCTTTACGAGGGGCGCGAACAATCCGGCGTCAATCCGCATGAACTGCTGCGCGGCTTCATCGACCGCACTGACCGCGTGCTGGCGCTGCTCGACGGCTTCATGCCTGAATGCCGCTGGCTGGATGATGGTGGCACGCTGACCTATCTGCATGCTACCATCTCGACCAACCGTCATCGTGTGCGCGTGCCCGAAGTGCCCATGCACCTCGATGCGCTGCTCGCCGATCAGCCCCTGACCGGCGGACTGGAGCCGCGCCTGGGCGATCAGCATCTGCGCGTCCTGACCATCATCGGTTTCCCGACCGCGACCACGCCTGGCCTGCTCGACGAGATGAACCGGCTCGCGTTCCCGTATCGCTGGTCAACCCGCGCCATCCTGATGGACAAGACGGACGCGACCAAACTGCTCACCAAAATCCGCCGCCAGTGGTTTGCCAAGCGCAAATCCATCGCCGCGATCCTCAAGGAGGTGATGACCAACGAACAATCGGCGCTGGTGGACACCGATGCGTCCAACAAGGCGCTCGATGCCGACATGGCCTTGCAGGAGCTGGGCGCTGACGTCGCCGGCATGGCCTATGTCACAGCGACCGTCACCGTCTGGGACGCCGATCCGCGTATCGCTGACGAAAAGCTGCGTCTGGTCGAGAAGATCATTCAGGGCCGCGATTTCACGGCCATGCCGGAAACCGTCAATGCCGTCGATGCCTGGCTCGGCTCGATCCCCGGACATGCCTACGCCAATGTCCGGCAGCCGCCAATCTCGACGCTTAACCTTGCCCACATGATCCCGCTATCGGCCGTGTGGGCGGGGCCGGAACGGAACGAACACCTCGGAGCGCCCCCCTTGCTGTATGGCAAGACCGAAGGTTCGACGCCGTTCCGGCTTTCCCTTCATGTCAGTGACGTGGGCCATACTCTCGTCGTCGGCCCGACCGGCGCAGGCAAGTCTGTGTTGCTGGCGCTGATGGCGCTGCAATTCCGCCGCTATGAACGCAGTCAGATCTTCGCCTTCGATTTCGGGGGATCGATCCGGGCATCCGCGCTGGCCATGGGCGGCGACTGGCATGACCTCGGCGGCGGGTTGACCGAGGGATCGGAGGTTTCCGTCTCCCTGCAACCGCTCGCGCGGATCGATGATGCCTATGAGCGGTCATGGGCCGCTGACTGGATCGCTGCAATCCTGATGCGCGAGGGCATGACCATCTCGCCGGAGGTGAAGGAGCATATCTGGACGGCGCTGACCTCGCTGGCATCCGCACCTGTCGGCGAGCGCACGATCACCGGCCTTGCCGTGCTGTTGCAATCCAATGTTCTGAAACAGGCGCTGCGCCCCTATTGCATCGGTGGCGCCTATGGCAGGTTGCTCGATGCCGAGGCCGAACATCTCGGCCACGCCGATGTGCAAGCCTTTGAAATCGAGGGACTGGTGGGCACGGGCGCTGCGCCGGCCGTGCTGGCCTATCTGTTTCATCGGATCGGCGACAGGCTCGACGGTCGCCCAACCCTCCTCATCATCGACGAGGGCTGGCTGGCGCTGGATGACGAGGGGTTCGCCAACCAGCTGCGCGAATGGCTGAAGACGCTCAGAAAGAAGAACGCTTCCGTCATCTTCGCAACGCAGTCGCTCTCGGACATTGACGGCAGCAATATCGCGCCCGCCATCATAGAAAGCTGCCCGACACGGCTGCTCCTGCCGAACGAACGGGCCATCGAGCCGCAGATCACTGCGATCTATCGGCGGTTCGGGCTGAATGACCGGCAGATCGAGATCCTCGCGCGGGCAACGCCCAAGCGGGACTATTACTGCCAGTCGCGCCGCGGCAATCGCCTGTTCGAGCTGGGCCTGTCCGAAGTCGGCCTCGCGCTCTGCGCCGCATCATCCAAAACCGATCAGACCCGCATCGCCGATCTTGTCGCCGAACATGGGCAGGACGGTTTCCTCACCGCCTGGCTGCGCGAGCGCGGCGTCGAATGGGCGGCCGACCTGATCCCCGATCTCACCAATCTCATCCCCCCGACCGAAAAGGAGTCCTGACCATGACTATCCGTCTTTCCCGTTCGCGGGCCATGCTCATGGCGGCAACGTTGCTTGCCGCGCCACTGGCGCTCTCGCCCATGCTGACCAGCCCGGCCCACGCACAGTTCGGTTTCGGCCGCATCGTCTATGACCCGTCCAACTATGCGCAGAACCTGCTCACGGCCGCGCGCACGCTGGAGCAGATCAACAACCAGATCACCTCGCTTCAGAACGAAGCGCAGATTCTCATCAATCAGGCGCGCAACCTGACCAGCCTGCCATATTCCTCGCTCCAGACCTTACAGCAAAATGTGCAGCGCACGCAGCAGCTCTTGGGCCAGGCGCAGAACATCGCCTTCGACGTGCAGAAGGTCGATCAGATCTTCCAAACCCAATATGGCAACGTCTCGCTGTCCGCCACCGACGGACAGCTTGTCGCCGACGCGCGGTCGCGCTGGCAAAACACGGTTGGCGGCTTGCAGGATGCCATGCGCGTGCAGGCCGGCGTCGTAGGCAATATCGACACCAACCGCACGCAGATGTCGGAACTTGTCGGCCAGAGCCAGAACGCCACCGGCGCGCTGCAAGCCACGCAGGCGGGCAATCAGCTTCTCGCCCTCCAGTCGCAGCAGCTTTCCGACCTGATCGCGCTGATGTCGGCCAATGGCCGCTCGGAGGCGCTGATCGAAGCCGAGCGCGCCACCGCCGCCGAACAGGGCCGCGTCCAGCGCGAGCGCTTCCTTACGCCGGGATCGGGCTACCAGCCCGGCAATGCCCGGATGTTCGGCAACGGCAACAACTGACCGGACAGGAGGGCGCGACATGGACGGCAAGATGCTGGCACGACTGGGCGCGATCATATTCGTGGCTATCGCCATCACCGCCACGGTGATCGAACTGACCCGCAAGGATGAACCGGCGCAGCCCCGGCCGGCTCCGTCGCTTCAGCCCTCTGCCGATCCGCTGCGCCAGAGCCTGCGCCGTTGCCAGCAGTTAGGCGAGGCCGCCGTGAGTGATTCCCGTTGCCTCGCCACCTGGGCCGAGAACCGCGACCGCTTTCTCGGCCGAACGCCGGTGCCCGCCGCCTCGCATCAGAACGGGGGAGAGTGAACCATGGGCGGCACCGGCGTCATCGACAATTTCCTGGGAGTCTTCACCAGCTACATCGACAGTGGCTTCGGTTTGCTTGGAGGTGAAGTCGCCTTCATCGCCACCACGCTGATCGTCATCGACGTGACGCTGGCGGCATTATTCTGGTCCTGGGGTGCAGATGACGACATCATCGCCCGGCTGGTCAAGAAAACGCTGTTCGTGGGCGTCTTCGCCTATCTGATCGGCAACTGGAACAATCTCGCGCAGATCATCTTCGACAGCTTTGCGGGTCTGGGCCTCAAGGGGTCGGGCACCGGCTTTTCCGCCGCCGATCTGCTGCGGCCCGGCAAGGTGGCGCAGACCGGCCTTGATGCCGGTCGCCCGCTGCTCGAATCCATCTCCGACATGATGGGCTACTGGTCGTTCTTCGAGAACTTCATCCAGATCGCCTGCCTGATGTTCGCCTGGGTGCTGGTGCTGCTCGCCTTCTTCATTCTCGCCGTGCAGCTCTTCGTCACGCTGATCGAGTTCAAGCTGACCACGCTGGCCGGTTTTGTGCTGATCCCCTTCGGCCTGTTCGGCAAGACCGCCTTCATGGCCGAGCGCGTTCTCGGCAATGTCGTGTCCTCCGGCATCAAGGTGCTGGTTCTGGCCGTCATCATCGGTATCGGCTCGACGCTGTTTTCACAGTTCACGGCAGGCTTCGGCGGCGTGACGCCGACCATTGACGATGCCATGGCAATCGTGCTGGCGGCCCTTTCCCTTCTCGGCCTCGGCATATTCGGTCCCGGCATCGCTTCCGGTCTCGTTTCCGGCGGCCCGCAGCTTGGCGCAGGTGCCGCCGTTGGAACCGGCCTTGCCGCAGGCGGCATGATGCTTGCCGGGGGTGCCGCCGCAGGGATGGCCGCGAAGGGAGGAGCCGCTGCGCTCTCTGGTGGAGCGGCTGCCGTTCGGGGTGGTGCCGCCGCCGCAGGTGCGGTGAGCGCCGCCTACAGTGTCGGTTCACTTGGCCAGTCCGGCGCTGCCGGTGTCGCCTCCGGTCTGGGCGGTGTTGCCCGTGCGGCAGGCTCCGCCGCCGCATCGCCCCTGAAGCGCGCGGCTTCCAAAGCCTCCGAAAGCATCAAGTCCAGCTTTTCTGATGGAGCGCGCGCCGGTTTCGGCGTCAGTGGCGGCTCTTCCACGGCTGGAACAGTCGGAGGTGCAGGCGAGGCAGCAAGCGCGGCGGCGTCACCCGCCGCACAGGCTGGCGGCTCTCCGGCATGGGCAAGGCAGATGCAGCGCAAACAGACACTCAGCCACGGCACGTCGATGGCCGCCCATGCCGTGCGCTCCGGCGACAGCCATGGCGGCGGCTCCTCCATCAATCTTTCTGAAAGTGACCGCTCATGAACATCTTCAAACGTCCATCTGCACATTACGGCAAATCGCCCGAACCCGAGACGCCCTATCAGAAAGCTGCCGAGGCATGGGACGAACGTATCGGTTCGGCCCGCGTGCAGGCAAAGAACTGGCGCATCATGGCCTTCGGCTCGCTGATCCTCTCGGCTGGTTTCGCCGCCGCCCTTGTCTGGCAATCGGCGCGCGGGACGGTCGTGCCCTGGGTGGTGCAAGTCGATAATCTCGGCCAGTCGCAGTCCGTTGCGCCCGCCGTGGCTGACTATCGCCCGACCGATCCGCAGATTGCCTTCCATCTTGGCCGCTTCATCGAGCAGACGCGCTCGATCCCGTCTGACGCCATCATCGTGCGGCAGAACTGGCTGCGTGCCTATGAGTTCACCACGGATCGGGGTGCGGCAACTCTCAATGATTATGCCCGTGCCAATGACCCTTTCACCAAGGTCGGCAGGCAGCAAATTGCGGTCGAGGTGTCGTCGGTGATCCGCGCCTCGAATGACAGCTTCCGTGTCGCCTGGACGGAGCGCCATTACGAAAACGGCCAGCTCTCCACGACCGAACGCTGGACCGCGATCCTGACCATCGTGATCCAGACGCCGCGCGATGCTGAACGTCTGCGCGCCAATCCGCTCGGCATCTACGTCAATGCAATTTCATGGTCGCGGGAGATGAGCCAATGACCCGCATGATGGCCCGCAATTCCGGCTTGCCGGTTCTCCGTAAACCCGCTTTGGCGGCTTTGTTGCTGTCCGCCACCATGCTGGCCGGCTGCGCAACCAACCGCACCCCGCAGTTCAGCTATGATGCCGATGTGCCAGCGTTGCCCGTGGTGCCGGCAGCCGTTGCCGATGACCGGCCTCGACCTTTGCACACACCACCGGCATGGACCGTGGCACGCGGCGGAACCGTTGCCGGAACACCGACTGGCCGCGTCGAGAACGCCAATGCCGCCGCCCGTGTCGAACCACGCCGGGAAGGCTATTACAACGCCATCCAGATCTACCCCTGGTCGGAAGGGGCGCTGTTTCAGGTCTATGCCGCACCGGGACAGATCACGACAATCGCGCTTGAGCCCGGCGAAAGCCTGACCGGCGCGGGGCCGATTGCGGCAGGCGACACCGCCCGATGGATCATTGGTGATACCGAAAGCGGATCGGGTACAAGCCGCCGCGTCCATATCCTTGTGAAACCGACCCGTGAGGATATTTCCACCAATCTTGTCATCAGCACGGATCGCCGCGTCTATCTCATTGAGCTTCGCGCCCGCGCGGCGCTCTATATGCCCGCTGTGGCCTGGGCCTATCCCGCGCTACCTGCCGGTCAGCGCCAGAGCGTTCCCGCCGCGCCGATCATCCCTGTCGAGACGGCCCGCAACTATCGCTATGGACTGACGGGCGATAGTCCGCCGTGGCGACCCATCTCCGTCTTCGACGATGGCCGCCGTGTCTATGTCGTCTTCCCGCGCGGCATCGTGCAGGGCGAGATGCCGCCGATCTTCGTCATAGGCTCCGAGGGCGAGACCCAGATCGTCAACAGCCGCATTCACCAGAACATCCTGATCGTGGATCGCCTGTTCGGTGCTGCCGAGCTGCGCCTTGGCAGCGGCGATCGCCAGCAGACCGTCAGGATTGTCCGCATTGAACAAAGGCAGGCGGCCCAGCCCGCAAAGACCGGGGAGAACCCGTCATGAGCGAAGAGACGACCACCAACGCGCCTCCTATGCGCCTGCGCGCCGAGCCGCCGCGCGTCACCCGCCTGTCACGCAAGATGCTGGCCGGTGTTGGGGCTGTCGCGCTCCTCGGCATTGGCGGCGCATTGATCTATGCGCTCCAGACCCGCGACATGAATGGCAGCGGCGAAGAACTCTATTCAACCGAGAACCGCGCAACAGCGGACGGGCTGGCTGGCCTGCCGCGCGATTATACCGGCCCCGTCCTGGGACCAGCTTTGCCGGGCGACCTCGGCGGCCCGATCCTCGACGCGCAGAACAGGGGGCAACCCGTTACGCCGCCTGCTATGGCAACACCAGCTAGCGATCCTGCCGAGGAGCGCCGTCTTGCTGAAGAGGAGGCTGCACGTCTTAGCACCGTGTTCTTCCAATCGGGGCAGCGATCAGCAACGACACCTGGCTCCAATATGCCGGGCCTTGCGGGGCTTGACCTTGGCGGTCAGCCCGCAACGCAGGACCGGCACACGGCATTTCTCAATGGTCCGGTGGATCGGCAGACCGTTGCTATGGATCGGATTATGGCGCCAGCGTCGCCCTATATCCTTCAGGCAGGGGCCGTGATCCCGGCGGCGATGATTACCGGCATTCGTTCCGATCTCCCCGGCCAGATCACCGCGCAGGTCACGGAGAATGTCTATGACAGTCCGACCGGCGCGCTGCTCCTGATCCCGCAGGGAACACGGATCATCGGCCAGTATGATGCCGGTGTGCAGTTCGGACAGCGCCGCGTGCTGCTGGTCTGGAACCGCCTGATCCTGCCCAATGGCAGCTCCATTGTGCTGGAGCGCCAGCCCGGTGCTGACGCTTCCGGCTATGCCGGTCTGGAAGATGGCGTCGATTATCACTGGTGGGATCTGATGAAGGCCGCAGGTCTGTCTACGCTGCTCGGCATCGGCACGGAACTGGCGACCGACGACGAAGACCGCCTGATCCGCGCCATCCGCGACGGGGCGCAGGACACCATCAATCAGGCCGGACAGCAGATCGTCCAGCGCCAGTTGCAGGTCGCACCCACGCTGACCATCCGACCGGGCTATCCGGTCAGGGTCATCGTCACCCGAGATCTCGTACTCGAACCTTACAGGAACTGACTATGACAAAGCTGAAACTCGGACCGCTTGTCGAGGACAAACCCGTCAAAGTGACGGTGGAACTGCCGGGTGCGCTCCACCGCGATCTGATCGTCTATGCAGAGGTGCTGGCCCGTGAGAGTGGCCAGCCCATTGCCGATCCCGTCCGGCTGATCGTGCCGATGCTGGAGCGGTTCATCGCCACCGATCGCGGCTTTGCCAAGGCGCGACGGCAGCGTGATAAGCTCGAGTGACGGCCATTCAGGGTAGGGGTCTTTCGATCCTATGCAGACGGTCGACGCTCCAGAAAATTTTGCTGCAGTATTTTTCAAAGCGGTCACTCATCGAGTGTGCAGCAAATGAACGCCGGAGTATCACTATCTTTGGCATCATACTCAGCACATTAGGGCTGTCCTTTACCAAAAATATTGGCTAAAATAGCTCCAATTCGAAAGGAGCCTGTCTATGCAGAGCATATCGGCGCGTGACGCAAAAAACGCCTTTGGGCGCTTGATCGACATGGCAAGGGCGGAGCCTGTTGCCATTGAAAAATATGGTCGGTCCGTCGTCGTGGTTCTTGCAATTGAAGAATTCGAGCGACTGACGGCCAAAGCGAAAAGAAAGTTTCTAGTGCAGCGTCCGGCCGACTTTAGTCCCAAAAAGACTAATCAAGAAAAATAACAGGCCGGGCGAACCGGCAGGAGACTGAATTACATGGCAACCCACTCGGATTTGGCCAACTTGATTTGGCAGATCGCTGACCTTCTGCGTGGGCCCTATCGCCCGCCGCAGTATGAGCGCGTCATGCTGCCACTTGTTGTTCTGCGCCGCTTTGATTGTGTGCTAGCCGACACCAAGCAGAAAGTACTTGCGGAATTTGAGCGACGCAAAGGCGGGAAGCTGGAAGATGATGCCCTTGATCGGATGCTGAACAAAGCTTCAGGCCACCGATTCCACAACCGTTCGTCAATGACGTTCGAAACGATGATCGGCGACACCTCAGATCTCGTGGGGCATCTTCAATCCTACATCAGCGGCTTCTCGGCGAATGTTCGACGGATCTTCGAGTATTTCGAATTCACCAACGAAATCGAGAAGATGAATGAAGCGAACATTCTTTATCTAGTGCTGAAGGAATTCTTGAAGGTCGACCTTCATCCCGACCGGGTGAAGAACGATCAGATGGGCCTCGTATTCGAAAACCTCATCCGACGCTTCAACGAACTGGCCAACGAAACAGCGGGCGATCACTTCACGCCGCGTGAGGTGATCCACCTCATGGTCGATCTACTCTTCATGGATGCCGACGACGTCCTCAGCAAGCCAGGCACGGTGATGCGCATGCTCGACCCGGCATGCGGCACAGGAGGCATGCTTGCAGAAGCGCAACGCTACATGCGCGATCACCACAAAGAAGCGAAGCTCTACGTTTACGGCCAGGACTACAACAAGCGCGCCTTCGCAACGGCCGCATCGGACATGCTCATGAAGCAGGTCGATCACAACGGTGGAGGTGAGAACGTCCAGTTCGGCGACAGCTTCACCGATGACAAATTCGAGGGCCAGACCTTCGACTATTTTATCGCTAACCCGCCCTTCGGCGTGGACTGGAAGAAGCAGCAAAAGGAAATCGTCCGGCGGCATGAGAAGGCTCCGCAGGACAGCCCGTGGAGCGCGGGCCTGCCGCGCGTGAACGACGGCTCGTTGCTGTTCCTGCAGCACATGATCTCGAAATTCGACGATGTCGATCCCAAGGCACAGAAGTACGGATCGCGGGCAGCCATCGTGTTCTCTGGCTCGCCCCTGTTTACCGGCGGCGCAGGCGGCGGCGAAAGCAACATCCGCAAGTGGATCATCGAGCGCGACATGCTCGAGGCCATCGTCGCCCTGCCGGAGCAGATGTTCTACAATACCGGAATTGGCACCTACATCTGGATCGTCACCAACAACAAGCCCTCACATCGAAAGGGCGACATCCAGCTTGTCGATGCGCGCGACATCTACATGCCGATGGGCCGCAGTCAGGGTGACAAGCGCCGCAAGATCGGCGCGGGCAAGGCGCCCGAGGGCGACGACCGGCCGGACGAGCCCGATCAGATTGCCGAGATCGTGCGCCTCTATGGGTCGTTCGCACCAAATTCGAAGTCCAAGATCTTCGACAATGCCGAATTCGGCTACACCCGCGTCACCATTGAACGTCCCCTTCGGCTACGCTACCGGATGACGGTCGAGGACAAGGCCCGATTCCTCGACGCCGCGCCGCATCTGCTCGATGACATTCAGGCGATCGACAAGGCTCTCGGACGCGAAATGGAACTGGACTGGAACAAGGTCTGGGGCAGCATCGAGAAGCTCTTGAAGAAGCGCGAGTCCCGCTGGCGCGCGCCCGAGGTCAAGCTGTTCCGCAACGTGTTCACCGTGAAGGACGCCAAGGCCGAGCGGGTGAAGTCTGGAAAGGGCTTCGAGGCGGACCCCGATCTGCGCGATTTCGAGAACATCCCGTTGAAAGAGGATGTCGACGCCTATTTTGCGCGTGAGGTTCTGCCGCACGTACCCGACGCCTGGATGGACCGGAGCAAGGACAAGGTCGGTTACGAGATCAACTTCAACCGCCACTTCTATCAGTTCACGACGCCCCGGAAGCTGGTCGAGATCGACGCAGATCTGAAGAAGGCAGAGGACGAAATTCTGCGGCTTTTGCGTGAGGTGACGGAGTGAGTGATGGTTTCGCCACGACGGTTCTGCCTAATCAGTGGACCTTCAAAAAGCTGAAGTATGTAGCAAGAATGGCCTCAGGTGATGCAATCACCTCCGATGAAATTCGCGAAGCTGATGACTATCCAGTCTTTGGTGGGAATGGCCTCAGAGGGTACACGGATCGCTTCAACCGCGAGGGCGATTTCGTGCTTATCGGGCGCCAAGGAGCTCTCTGCGGGAATATCAACTATGCCGCCGGAAAGTTCTGGGCATCCGAGCATGCAATTGTAGCCGATACACAAGGCAACGCTGAAGTTAGATGGCTCGGTGAGCTTCTCTCTTTCATGAACCTGAATCAATATTCGCAATCTGCTGCGCAACCCGGAATTGCCGTTGAGGTGATTGCAAATCTATCGATCCCAGTTCCACCGAGCTCTACGCAACACGCAATTGCGCTTTTCCTCAATCGGGAAACCGCCGACATCGACACCCTGATCGCCGCCAAGCAGAGCCTGCTTGATCTGATGGCAGAGAAGCGGCGCGCAATCGTGGCCGAGACGGTCATGCGTGGTCTCGACCCTTCCGTGCCTCTACGCCCATCGGGCATCGAATGGCTCGGAGACATCCCTGCGCATTGGGAGATCGAGCGGTCCCGCTGGCTGTTCACTGAACGCGACCAGCGATCCCAGACCGGTAAGGAGGAAATGCTTACGGTCTCGCACTTGACTGGCGTCACCCCCCGATCCGAGAAGGATGTGAACATGTTCGAGGCCGAAAGCACGGCTGGTTACAAGCTGTGCCTCGCCGGTGACTTGGCCATCAACACCCTCTGGGCCTGGATGGGTGCTATGGGCACAGCCCGCGTCGACGGCATCGTGAGCCCCGCCTACAACGTCTACACCCCAGGCCCGCGGCTGCTGCCCGATTACGTCGACGCGCTGGTCCGCATACACGTCTTCGCGCAGGAAGTGACCCGCTACTCCAAGGGCGTCTGGTCCTCCCGCCTGCGGCTTTATCCCGAAGGCTTCTTTGAAACCTGGTGGCCCGTCCCGCCGCTTGATGAACAACAGCAGATCGTCGAGCACATCAGTGCCGAAACAACCAAGATCGACCGCCTGCGCGCTGCGACAGAGAACTCCATCGCATTGCTGAAGGAGCGCCGGGCGGCCCTTATTGCGGCGGCCGTGACCGGCCAGATCGAAATCCCGGAGGTGGCATGAAGATCAGACGGCTCAGCGTTGCCGGCCTTCGCGGCTTCGACCAGGCGACCTTCGAATTCGATCCGCACTTCACGTTACTGGTGGGTGT
Above is a genomic segment from Ketogulonicigenium vulgare WSH-001 containing:
- the trbL gene encoding P-type conjugative transfer protein TrbL; its protein translation is MGGTGVIDNFLGVFTSYIDSGFGLLGGEVAFIATTLIVIDVTLAALFWSWGADDDIIARLVKKTLFVGVFAYLIGNWNNLAQIIFDSFAGLGLKGSGTGFSAADLLRPGKVAQTGLDAGRPLLESISDMMGYWSFFENFIQIACLMFAWVLVLLAFFILAVQLFVTLIEFKLTTLAGFVLIPFGLFGKTAFMAERVLGNVVSSGIKVLVLAVIIGIGSTLFSQFTAGFGGVTPTIDDAMAIVLAALSLLGLGIFGPGIASGLVSGGPQLGAGAAVGTGLAAGGMMLAGGAAAGMAAKGGAAALSGGAAAVRGGAAAAGAVSAAYSVGSLGQSGAAGVASGLGGVARAAGSAAASPLKRAASKASESIKSSFSDGARAGFGVSGGSSTAGTVGGAGEAASAAASPAAQAGGSPAWARQMQRKQTLSHGTSMAAHAVRSGDSHGGGSSINLSESDRS
- the trbF gene encoding conjugal transfer protein TrbF → MNIFKRPSAHYGKSPEPETPYQKAAEAWDERIGSARVQAKNWRIMAFGSLILSAGFAAALVWQSARGTVVPWVVQVDNLGQSQSVAPAVADYRPTDPQIAFHLGRFIEQTRSIPSDAIIVRQNWLRAYEFTTDRGAATLNDYARANDPFTKVGRQQIAVEVSSVIRASNDSFRVAWTERHYENGQLSTTERWTAILTIVIQTPRDAERLRANPLGIYVNAISWSREMSQ
- the trbG gene encoding P-type conjugative transfer protein TrbG; the protein is MTRMMARNSGLPVLRKPALAALLLSATMLAGCATNRTPQFSYDADVPALPVVPAAVADDRPRPLHTPPAWTVARGGTVAGTPTGRVENANAAARVEPRREGYYNAIQIYPWSEGALFQVYAAPGQITTIALEPGESLTGAGPIAAGDTARWIIGDTESGSGTSRRVHILVKPTREDISTNLVISTDRRVYLIELRARAALYMPAVAWAYPALPAGQRQSVPAAPIIPVETARNYRYGLTGDSPPWRPISVFDDGRRVYVVFPRGIVQGEMPPIFVIGSEGETQIVNSRIHQNILIVDRLFGAAELRLGSGDRQQTVRIVRIEQRQAAQPAKTGENPS
- a CDS encoding TrbI/VirB10 family protein — encoded protein: MSEETTTNAPPMRLRAEPPRVTRLSRKMLAGVGAVALLGIGGALIYALQTRDMNGSGEELYSTENRATADGLAGLPRDYTGPVLGPALPGDLGGPILDAQNRGQPVTPPAMATPASDPAEERRLAEEEAARLSTVFFQSGQRSATTPGSNMPGLAGLDLGGQPATQDRHTAFLNGPVDRQTVAMDRIMAPASPYILQAGAVIPAAMITGIRSDLPGQITAQVTENVYDSPTGALLLIPQGTRIIGQYDAGVQFGQRRVLLVWNRLILPNGSSIVLERQPGADASGYAGLEDGVDYHWWDLMKAAGLSTLLGIGTELATDDEDRLIRAIRDGAQDTINQAGQQIVQRQLQVAPTLTIRPGYPVRVIVTRDLVLEPYRN
- a CDS encoding DUF2274 domain-containing protein, producing the protein MTKLKLGPLVEDKPVKVTVELPGALHRDLIVYAEVLARESGQPIADPVRLIVPMLERFIATDRGFAKARRQRDKLE
- a CDS encoding type II toxin-antitoxin system Phd/YefM family antitoxin; this translates as MQSISARDAKNAFGRLIDMARAEPVAIEKYGRSVVVVLAIEEFERLTAKAKRKFLVQRPADFSPKKTNQEK